In Scylla paramamosain isolate STU-SP2022 chromosome 31, ASM3559412v1, whole genome shotgun sequence, one DNA window encodes the following:
- the LOC135088741 gene encoding uncharacterized protein LOC135088741, whose translation MAHMEVKVVMVVVLAAASGVLAVTHSRKPLPDSLGAIIEQWAPLIWLHPEEVFFPSSVDFHLFNVEVRDRNETTVQSLQDRYSIVTGPETRSYHLNSVPDLECADCLLDWFRGQNISEVAVPTYAFVKDHKDPCGTVDVAYRSFYPYNYGKDVCVGVPIGGVCQGVMQSFGNHVGDWEHFSIRIRNGSVTDCYVSVHSFGAYYSWNDTAQNFQLVRGEKIDVIDVTYPESVEVVEGRHAELFSANGSHGLWSERGTHEYAHFPIHLQDQTERGYPWRTWDLLEVVFWDKDEGFVGDEHYLGYRGTWGNQEQGCGIVEEVSGECVLVGGPGFWPAGPSDFPDDCHLH comes from the exons ATGGCGCACATGGAGGTgaaggttgtgatggtggtggtgctggcggctGCATCAGGAGTCTTGGCTGTCACACACTCCCGGAAGCCTCTCCCTGACTCCT TGGGTGCCATCATCGAGCAGTGGGCGCCTCTCATCTGGCTTCACCCCGAGGAGGTCTTCTTTCCCTCGAGCGTCGACTTCCATCTGTTTAATGTAGAG GTGCGGGACAGGAACGAGACCACGGTACAGTCTCTGCAGGACCGCTACTCCATCGTGACTGGCCCGGAGACGAGAAGCTACCACCTCAACTCTGTGCCGGATTTAG AGTGCGCTGATTGCCTGCTGGATTGGTTTAGGGGACAGAATATAAGTGAAGTTGCCGTCCCCACCTACGCATTCGTGAAGGACCACAAGGACCCCTGCGGCACCGTTGACGTCGCCTACAGGAGTTTTTATCCCTATAACTACGGCAAGGATGTTTGTGTGG GTGTGCCTATCGGGGGAGTGTGCCAGGGCGTGATGCAGTCCTTCGGCAACCACGTGGGGGACTGGGAACACTTCTCCATCAGGATCAGG AACGGAAGCGTGACGGACTGCTACGTGTCAGTGCACAGCTTCGGGGCTTACTACTCCTGGAACGACACGGCTCAGAACTTCCAGCTAGTCAGAG GCGAGAAGATAGATGTGATTGATGTGACGTACCCAGAGagcgtggaggtggtggaggggcgcCACGCAGAGCTCTTCAGTGCCAACGGATCGCACGGCCTGTGGTCTGAGAGAG GCACACATGAGTACGCACACTTCCCGATCCACCTCCAGGACCAGACTGAGAGAGGCTACCCGTGGAGGACCTGGGACCTTCTCGAGGTGGTGTTTTGGGACAAGGATGAAGG GTTTGTGGGAGACGAGCACTATCTTGGCTACCGCGGAACGTGGGGTAACCAGGAGCAGGGGTGTGGCATCGTGGAAGAGGTGTCGGGGGAGTGTGTGCTGGTGGGCGGCCCGGGGTTCTGGCCTGCAGGACCGAGTGATTTCCCTGATGACTGTCACCTGCactga